One genomic region from Mauremys reevesii isolate NIE-2019 linkage group 7, ASM1616193v1, whole genome shotgun sequence encodes:
- the KLHDC8B gene encoding kelch domain-containing protein 8B isoform X2 has translation MPVPAMAAATARSFFWEVFPPMRTCRVYCSPAYQDGHLFVVGGCGQAGLPLDTVEMLDVHSQKWTVLPPLPTPRAGAAAVAVGKQVLVMGGMDSRQSPLASVEVFNTDEGKWEKVAALAQPSMGISAIERDGLVYALGGMGADTSPQALVRVYDPATTHWQLLPSMPTPCYGASAFLQGNKIFLLGPSQHLLPAQGGGRANCPSRPSRPSTCRRGAGRAIPASPAGGPLPAAPWLMAASSASGACSNRDPTTSTPGPTLSTRWRCSTRSRGPGASRAAPGACGRREPTSWLAASAGEWWWPEASGTSRFPWVQWKDLAYQGRSGSCFPPCPPVVAPAPAAKPRACCL, from the exons ATGCCGGTTCCCGCTATGGCAGCCGCCACTGCCAGGTCTTTCTTCTGGGAGGTCTTCCCGCCCATGCGCACCTGCCGGGTGTACTGCAGCCCTGCGTACCAGGACGGGCACCTCTTTGTGGTGGGGGGCTGCGGCCAGGCGGGGCTGCCCCTGGACACCGTGGAGATGCTGGATGTGCATTCCCAGAAGTGGACAGTGCTCCCTCCACTCCCCACGCCCCGGGCCGGGGCGGCTGCTGTGGCTGTGGGGAAGCAGGTCCTGGTGATGGGGGGCATGGATTCCagacagagccccctggcctccGTCGAAGTCTTCAACACAGATGAGGGCAAGTGGGAGAAGGTGGCGGCCCTGGCCCAGCCATCCATGGGCATCTCTGCCATCGAGAGag ACGGTTTGGTCTACGCGCTCGGGGGGATGGGCGCAGACACCTCTCCTCAGGCGCTAGTGCGGGTCTATGACCCAGCGACCACCCACTGGCAGCTTCTGCCCTCCATGCCCACCCCCTGCTATGGGGCATCTGCCTTCCTGCAGGGCAACAAGATCTTCCTCCTGG GCCCCTCTCAGCATCTCCTCCCTGCgcaggggggaggcagggcaAACTGCCCGTCACGGCCTTCGAGGCCTTCGACCTGCAGACGAGGAGCTGGACGCGCTATCCCAGCGTCCCCAGCCGGCGGGCCTTTGCCGGCTGCGCCATGGCTGATGGCTGCTTCTTCAGCCTCGGGGGCCTGCAGCAACCGGGACCCCACAACTTCTACTCCCGGCCCCACTTTGTCAACACGGTGGAGATGTTCGACCCGGAGCAGG GGGCCTGGAGCAAGCAGGGCCGCGCCGGGCGCATGCGGGAGAAGAGAGCCGACTTCGTGGCTGGCTGCCTCGGCGGGCGAGTGGTGGTGGCCGGAGGCCTCG GGAACCAGTCGTTTCCCCTGGGTTCAGTGGAAGGATTTAGCCTACCAAGGAAGAAGTGGGAGCTGCTTTCCCCCATGCCCACCGGTCGttgctcctgctccagctgccAAGCCCCGAGCCTGCTGTTTGTGA
- the KLHDC8B gene encoding kelch domain-containing protein 8B isoform X1 translates to MPVPAMAAATARSFFWEVFPPMRTCRVYCSPAYQDGHLFVVGGCGQAGLPLDTVEMLDVHSQKWTVLPPLPTPRAGAAAVAVGKQVLVMGGMDSRQSPLASVEVFNTDEGKWEKVAALAQPSMGISAIERDGLVYALGGMGADTSPQALVRVYDPATTHWQLLPSMPTPCYGASAFLQGNKIFLLGGRQGKLPVTAFEAFDLQTRSWTRYPSVPSRRAFAGCAMADGCFFSLGGLQQPGPHNFYSRPHFVNTVEMFDPEQGAWSKQGRAGRMREKRADFVAGCLGGRVVVAGGLGNQSFPLGSVEGFSLPRKKWELLSPMPTGRCSCSSCQAPSLLFVIGGVAQGPSGAVEALCLREGA, encoded by the exons ATGCCGGTTCCCGCTATGGCAGCCGCCACTGCCAGGTCTTTCTTCTGGGAGGTCTTCCCGCCCATGCGCACCTGCCGGGTGTACTGCAGCCCTGCGTACCAGGACGGGCACCTCTTTGTGGTGGGGGGCTGCGGCCAGGCGGGGCTGCCCCTGGACACCGTGGAGATGCTGGATGTGCATTCCCAGAAGTGGACAGTGCTCCCTCCACTCCCCACGCCCCGGGCCGGGGCGGCTGCTGTGGCTGTGGGGAAGCAGGTCCTGGTGATGGGGGGCATGGATTCCagacagagccccctggcctccGTCGAAGTCTTCAACACAGATGAGGGCAAGTGGGAGAAGGTGGCGGCCCTGGCCCAGCCATCCATGGGCATCTCTGCCATCGAGAGag ACGGTTTGGTCTACGCGCTCGGGGGGATGGGCGCAGACACCTCTCCTCAGGCGCTAGTGCGGGTCTATGACCCAGCGACCACCCACTGGCAGCTTCTGCCCTCCATGCCCACCCCCTGCTATGGGGCATCTGCCTTCCTGCAGGGCAACAAGATCTTCCTCCTGG gggggaggcagggcaAACTGCCCGTCACGGCCTTCGAGGCCTTCGACCTGCAGACGAGGAGCTGGACGCGCTATCCCAGCGTCCCCAGCCGGCGGGCCTTTGCCGGCTGCGCCATGGCTGATGGCTGCTTCTTCAGCCTCGGGGGCCTGCAGCAACCGGGACCCCACAACTTCTACTCCCGGCCCCACTTTGTCAACACGGTGGAGATGTTCGACCCGGAGCAGG GGGCCTGGAGCAAGCAGGGCCGCGCCGGGCGCATGCGGGAGAAGAGAGCCGACTTCGTGGCTGGCTGCCTCGGCGGGCGAGTGGTGGTGGCCGGAGGCCTCG GGAACCAGTCGTTTCCCCTGGGTTCAGTGGAAGGATTTAGCCTACCAAGGAAGAAGTGGGAGCTGCTTTCCCCCATGCCCACCGGTCGttgctcctgctccagctgccAAGCCCCGAGCCTGCTGTTTGTGATCGGAGGGGTGGCGCAGGGCCCCAGCGGAGCGGTCGAGGCTCTGTGCCTGCGGGAAGGGGCCTGA